From a region of the Tachypleus tridentatus isolate NWPU-2018 chromosome 1, ASM421037v1, whole genome shotgun sequence genome:
- the LOC143251549 gene encoding sorting nexin-6-like isoform X1 has product MLTLEDGIDEITTMPDCDTGSKNRSETVDLTDQSLLVDISDALSERDKVKFTVHTKTTLPDFQKSEFSVVRQHEEFLWLHDALESNENYCGFIIPPAPPRPDFDASREKLQKLGEGEGAMTKEEFNKMKQELEAEYLATFKKTVAMHEVFLQRLAGHPVFKMDHSFRVFLEYEKDLSVRGKNKKEKFVGLISNIKESADDMLLSTTQKDVDEFFEHEKNFLMEYHTQVKDATWKADKMTRCRKNVSDTYLTIASTLLQLATIDATDLERVFTKSSETLEKVRKVEGRVASDEDLKLSDTLRYYMRDTSAVKNLLYRRLRSLANYENANRILDKARSKNKDVQEAKNQQQEACEKFENISKLAKQELQDFKTRRVAAFKKNLVELAELEVKHAKAEVQLLKNYLTSIQEDDFRH; this is encoded by the exons AATCGGTCAGAAACCGTGGATTTGACTGACCAGTCACTACTTGTTGATATCTCAGATGCCCTGAGTGAAAGGGACAAAGTAAAATTTACTGTACATACAAAG ACAACATTACCAGATTTTCAGAAAAGTGAATTTTCAGTTGTtcgtcaacatgaagagtttctGTGGCTGCACGATGCTTTAGAAAGTAATGAAAATTACTGTGGTTTTATT ATTCCTCCAGCTCCTCCACGTCCCGACTTTGATGCCTCAAGAGAAAAGCTACAGAAACTTGGTGAAGGAGAAGGAGCAATGACAAAAGAAGAATTCAATAAAATGAAACAAGAGTTAGAAGc AGAGTACCTGGCAACTTTTAAAAAAACTGTAGCCATGCATGAAGTATTTCTACAGAGGTTAGCTGGGCATCCAGTTTTCAAAATGGACCACAGTTTTCGAGTTTTTTTAGAATATGAAAAGGAT TTATCTGTTCGAggaaagaacaaaaaagaaaaatttgttgGGCTCATTAGTAATATTAAAGAATCAGCAGATGACATGCTATTATCAACAACACAGAAG GATGTGGATGAGTTTTTTGAACATGAGAAGAATTTTTTGATGGAATACCATACACAAGTGAAAGATGCTACTTGGAAAGCAGATAAAATGACAAGGTGTCGTAAAA ATGTTTCAGACACATATCTAACAATAGCATCTACCTTACTTCAACTTGCTACAATTGATGCCACAGACTTAGAGAG ggtatTTACAAAATCTTCAGAAACTCTTGAAAAAGTTAGG AAAGTGGAAGGTCGAGTAGCATCTGATGAAGACTTGAAGTTGTCTGACACCCTTAGATATTACATGAGAGACACCTCTGCAGTAAAG AACCTACTTTATCGAAGATTAAGAAGTTTAGCAAATTATGAAAATGCCAATAGAATCCTAGACAAAGCTCGTAGCAAAAACAAGGATGTACAAGAGGcaa AGAACCAACAACAGGAAGCATGTGAGAAATTTGAAAACATATCAAAGTTAGCTAAGCAAG aacTACAGGATTTTAAAACTCGACGAGTAGCTGCCTTTAAGAAAAACTTGGTTGAATTAGCAGAGCTTGAAGTGAAACATGCAAAG GCTGAAGTACAACTACTGAAGAATTATTTAACATCCATCCAGGAAGATGATTTTAGGCATTAG
- the LOC143251549 gene encoding sorting nexin-6-like isoform X2, translating into MLTLEDGIDEITTMPDCDTGSKNRSETVDLTDQSLLVDISDALSERDKVKFTVHTKIPPAPPRPDFDASREKLQKLGEGEGAMTKEEFNKMKQELEAEYLATFKKTVAMHEVFLQRLAGHPVFKMDHSFRVFLEYEKDLSVRGKNKKEKFVGLISNIKESADDMLLSTTQKDVDEFFEHEKNFLMEYHTQVKDATWKADKMTRCRKNVSDTYLTIASTLLQLATIDATDLERVFTKSSETLEKVRKVEGRVASDEDLKLSDTLRYYMRDTSAVKNLLYRRLRSLANYENANRILDKARSKNKDVQEAKNQQQEACEKFENISKLAKQELQDFKTRRVAAFKKNLVELAELEVKHAKAEVQLLKNYLTSIQEDDFRH; encoded by the exons AATCGGTCAGAAACCGTGGATTTGACTGACCAGTCACTACTTGTTGATATCTCAGATGCCCTGAGTGAAAGGGACAAAGTAAAATTTACTGTACATACAAAG ATTCCTCCAGCTCCTCCACGTCCCGACTTTGATGCCTCAAGAGAAAAGCTACAGAAACTTGGTGAAGGAGAAGGAGCAATGACAAAAGAAGAATTCAATAAAATGAAACAAGAGTTAGAAGc AGAGTACCTGGCAACTTTTAAAAAAACTGTAGCCATGCATGAAGTATTTCTACAGAGGTTAGCTGGGCATCCAGTTTTCAAAATGGACCACAGTTTTCGAGTTTTTTTAGAATATGAAAAGGAT TTATCTGTTCGAggaaagaacaaaaaagaaaaatttgttgGGCTCATTAGTAATATTAAAGAATCAGCAGATGACATGCTATTATCAACAACACAGAAG GATGTGGATGAGTTTTTTGAACATGAGAAGAATTTTTTGATGGAATACCATACACAAGTGAAAGATGCTACTTGGAAAGCAGATAAAATGACAAGGTGTCGTAAAA ATGTTTCAGACACATATCTAACAATAGCATCTACCTTACTTCAACTTGCTACAATTGATGCCACAGACTTAGAGAG ggtatTTACAAAATCTTCAGAAACTCTTGAAAAAGTTAGG AAAGTGGAAGGTCGAGTAGCATCTGATGAAGACTTGAAGTTGTCTGACACCCTTAGATATTACATGAGAGACACCTCTGCAGTAAAG AACCTACTTTATCGAAGATTAAGAAGTTTAGCAAATTATGAAAATGCCAATAGAATCCTAGACAAAGCTCGTAGCAAAAACAAGGATGTACAAGAGGcaa AGAACCAACAACAGGAAGCATGTGAGAAATTTGAAAACATATCAAAGTTAGCTAAGCAAG aacTACAGGATTTTAAAACTCGACGAGTAGCTGCCTTTAAGAAAAACTTGGTTGAATTAGCAGAGCTTGAAGTGAAACATGCAAAG GCTGAAGTACAACTACTGAAGAATTATTTAACATCCATCCAGGAAGATGATTTTAGGCATTAG